TCATTACTCATCTCTACCGAACTTCTGGACGTTTTATCACGCCAATTCAAATCAGCCGCAGTGTAGGGAACGGCAGGTTTTATCTCGTAGATATCCGCATCCAATGCCTTGGCCAAATTTTCTGCTACTTTTTTAGTATTTCCCGTGGCAGAAAAATATACTACTAATGCCTTTTGAATACTCAATGTAGACGTAGGTTGCTCCTTGTTGGCTACTTGGGTACTCAATGTAGACGTAGGTTGTTGTGCCTCGGCTACTTGGGTATTTAACGTAGGCATAGGTTGTTGCACCTGCGCTACTTGTTGTGGGGCAGGCTCAGTGTTACACGCCGATACGAATAGCGCCGTTATCAAAAGCAAAAGTATTTTTTTCATAATTTCTCCTTTTGGGTATTGTAGCACATTTGTCTGTGTGGGGCTTAATGAACTGCTTATTAGCTAATAGGCGGGGGAAAATATAACCCTATTTTTCTCAGATCCATCATAAAATGATAATATATATAGGACATCAGGATAACAACATAGGTATGAAAAAATCTCTTTTTTATTTTCTCAAAAACGCGGAATTTCCAGCTGCCCGCCTAGTAACTATCGTTTCTCTTTATTTTTTGTTTTTTCTAAACTTTAGTTTTTGGCGTTATATATTTACTCATGTTGATTGTTCTCATTTTATCGGTGGATTATTCGTCCTATCCGTACCGATATTTCTGTGTGCCGCACTTTATTTACTTTTCAGCCTATTACTGCTTCCGTACGTCGGGAAACCGCTGATTATTGTATTGCTTATTATTTCCGCTGCTACTAACTATTTTATGTATCAGTTCGGGATCTTTATTGATGCAGACATGATACGTAATACCTTTGAAACGGCTCCCAGTGAAGTAAAAGATTTAGTCACCATTCGTTCTGTATTATGGCTTACCTTGCTTGGCATTTTTCCCGCTTTTTGTCTAGCAAAAATTAAGATTATTTTTCGGCCATTTGGTAGAGAACTATGGAGTAGACTGCAACGTTTCCTAGTTTTAGTATTATGTCTGCTTCTTTTATTACCTTTTCTGTATAAAGACTATGCGTCTTTTGGACGAAATAATCGCCATATACGTCAACTGATTAATCCCACGAACTATCTATGGGCCACCCTACGTTATTTTCAAGAAGAACATGCAACAAAGCGAACCATCACGAAATTAGATGAAGAGGCCCAGCTGGTTCCATATCCGGATAAAAAACGAACCATCTTTATACTTGTTTTGGGGGAAACAGCCCGTGCTATGAATTTTTCATTAAACGGTTATGAACATGAAACCAATCCGAAACTTAAACAACAAGACATCGTGAATTTCCGGCATGTTAAATCCGCCGGAACCAGCACAGCTGTTTCGATACCGGCTATATTTTCCTTCTTATCACGAAAAGATTTCAAACCCAGTAAAGCTAAATACACCGAAAATATGTTGGATCTGTTGCAACAAAGTGGCTATGAAATTTTATGGAAGGAAAATGATAACGGTTGCAAGAAGGTATGCGAACGCGTGCCCTACCTAGAAATGGATGTAAAAAA
This genomic window from Elusimicrobiaceae bacterium contains:
- a CDS encoding phosphoethanolamine--lipid A transferase, which gives rise to MKKSLFYFLKNAEFPAARLVTIVSLYFLFFLNFSFWRYIFTHVDCSHFIGGLFVLSVPIFLCAALYLLFSLLLLPYVGKPLIIVLLIISAATNYFMYQFGIFIDADMIRNTFETAPSEVKDLVTIRSVLWLTLLGIFPAFCLAKIKIIFRPFGRELWSRLQRFLVLVLCLLLLLPFLYKDYASFGRNNRHIRQLINPTNYLWATLRYFQEEHATKRTITKLDEEAQLVPYPDKKRTIFILVLGETARAMNFSLNGYEHETNPKLKQQDIVNFRHVKSAGTSTAVSIPAIFSFLSRKDFKPSKAKYTENMLDLLQQSGYEILWKENDNGCKKVCERVPYLEMDVKNEQFCDGKYCKDEVLLEGLEEFLTNLKGDAFIVLHTIGSHGPTYYRRYPDQFKQFTPTCDTEDIQTCTKEQIVNTYDNTILYTDHILSSLIDMLKKFPDYETGLLYVSDHGESLGENGIYLHSLPYWIAPKEQTSVPMIVWMNEAMKSSSHIDYNCLKKKASEQKFSHDHLSHSLLALMEVDSKWYDKKLDLFDSCRTAPLPRKF
- a CDS encoding NAD(P)H-dependent oxidoreductase, with amino-acid sequence MKKILLLLITALFVSACNTEPAPQQVAQVQQPMPTLNTQVAEAQQPTSTLSTQVANKEQPTSTLSIQKALVVYFSATGNTKKVAENLAKALDADIYEIKPAVPYTAADLNWRDKTSRSSVEMSNEASRPEMAENDISIKEYDVIYLGFPIWWGTAPRIVKTFLEKHDFSNKKIVLFATSGSSGMGNTAEDLKSSVATIAQIKPGKVFNGNPSVEELKYWAQME